The following are encoded together in the Candidatus Tumulicola sp. genome:
- a CDS encoding replication-associated recombination protein A yields the protein MPPSLFERPDSAPLAARMRPTTLDEFVGQQDTLGPGRPLRRAIESDAIPSMVLWGPPGTGKTTFAEIVAHRTGAYFERLSAVSAGVADLRRVVAESQTRRRSGRRTVLFVDEIHRFNKGQQDAILPYVEDGTVTLIGATTENPSFEVNAALLSRARVFVFTSLSDDDVGTIVDRAMSDPQRGLGDRGVTMTPEARTALIGIANGDARTALNALEFAAAAAGAGATLTDQSIADAVQRRASVYDKGGDSHFDTVSAFIKSIRASDPDAAVYWLARMIEGGEDALFIVRRLVILASEDVGLADSHGLQIAIAAQQAVHFVGMPEGYYPLAHATLYLALAPKSNSVGRAYGAALDDVRNLRNEPVPLWLRNASTQLMRGLGYGKGYHYAHDDYGVEQTNVPENVSGRTYYNPGDRGAEREFGERTKKRRPE from the coding sequence TTGCCGCCGTCGCTCTTCGAACGACCCGACTCCGCACCGCTCGCCGCTCGCATGCGGCCAACGACGCTCGACGAGTTTGTCGGCCAGCAGGACACGCTCGGTCCCGGGCGACCGTTGCGGCGCGCGATCGAATCCGACGCAATCCCCTCGATGGTGTTGTGGGGGCCACCGGGTACCGGTAAGACCACCTTCGCCGAGATCGTAGCGCATCGCACCGGCGCGTATTTCGAGCGGTTGTCGGCGGTGAGCGCGGGCGTTGCCGATCTGCGGCGCGTGGTCGCCGAATCGCAGACGCGCCGCCGATCCGGTCGTCGAACGGTGTTGTTCGTCGACGAGATCCATCGCTTCAATAAAGGCCAGCAAGACGCAATTCTTCCGTACGTCGAGGACGGTACGGTAACGCTGATCGGCGCGACCACCGAGAATCCGTCGTTCGAAGTCAATGCGGCGCTACTCTCGCGGGCGCGGGTGTTCGTTTTCACGTCTCTAAGCGACGACGACGTCGGCACGATCGTCGACCGCGCGATGTCCGATCCGCAGCGAGGATTAGGCGATCGAGGCGTGACGATGACGCCGGAAGCGCGCACCGCGCTGATCGGAATCGCCAATGGCGACGCGCGGACGGCGCTGAACGCGCTGGAATTCGCCGCCGCGGCCGCCGGCGCCGGAGCGACCTTAACGGACCAATCGATTGCCGACGCGGTGCAACGGCGAGCGAGCGTGTACGACAAGGGCGGTGACTCGCACTTCGACACGGTGAGCGCATTCATTAAGTCGATTCGTGCGAGCGATCCCGACGCCGCCGTCTATTGGCTGGCTCGAATGATCGAAGGCGGGGAGGACGCGCTCTTCATCGTGCGCCGTTTGGTGATTCTCGCTTCGGAGGACGTTGGGTTGGCCGACTCGCATGGACTGCAGATCGCAATCGCGGCACAGCAGGCGGTACACTTCGTAGGAATGCCCGAGGGGTATTATCCTCTCGCTCATGCGACGCTGTATCTCGCTCTCGCGCCCAAGAGCAACAGCGTCGGTCGCGCATACGGCGCGGCGCTCGACGACGTGCGCAACCTACGCAACGAACCCGTTCCGCTGTGGCTGCGCAACGCATCAACCCAACTGATGCGCGGTCTCGGATACGGCAAAGGCTACCACTATGCCCATGATGATTACGGCGTCGAACAGACGAACGTTCCTGAGAACGTGTCCGGCCGGACGTACTACAATCCCGGGGACCGCGGAGCCGAACGCGAGTTCGGTGAGCGGACAAAAAAAAGACGGCCCGAGTAA
- a CDS encoding rod shape-determining protein has product MEIGIDLGTANVLVNVRGRGIVLREPSVVAKDMRTGRVLAVGEEARLMLGKTPAHITAIRPLRDGVIADFEVTEAMLSYFIKKVMKDRSWWESLFQPKPHVTICVPAEITSVEERAVKDAAKLAGARDVEIVEEPMAAAVGAGLPIDGPSGSMVVDIGGGTTDVAVISLGGIVVSQSIRVAGNKLDEAIARYIRRVYNLMIGERTAEEIKIKLGSAYKLEQELAMEIRGRDLINGLPKTVKITSEEIRDALSEPVGAIVEAVKAVLEKTPPELSADIIDRGIIITGGGALLRGLDKLLSDVTGVPAIVADDPLSCVALGTGSRVRL; this is encoded by the coding sequence TTGGAAATCGGCATCGACCTCGGGACGGCTAACGTTCTGGTGAACGTTCGCGGCAGAGGTATAGTGCTGCGCGAACCTTCGGTGGTCGCAAAAGACATGAGAACCGGCCGCGTTCTCGCGGTCGGCGAAGAAGCGCGCTTGATGCTGGGGAAAACGCCGGCGCATATTACGGCAATCCGTCCGTTACGCGACGGGGTCATCGCCGATTTCGAAGTGACCGAAGCGATGCTTTCCTATTTTATCAAAAAAGTGATGAAGGACCGCTCGTGGTGGGAGTCGCTGTTTCAGCCGAAACCGCACGTGACGATTTGCGTTCCGGCAGAGATTACGAGCGTTGAAGAACGCGCGGTGAAAGACGCTGCGAAGTTGGCTGGTGCGCGGGACGTCGAAATCGTGGAAGAACCGATGGCGGCGGCGGTCGGCGCCGGGTTGCCCATCGACGGTCCCTCGGGAAGCATGGTGGTCGACATCGGCGGCGGCACGACCGATGTCGCGGTGATTTCGCTCGGCGGCATCGTCGTTTCGCAATCGATCCGCGTCGCCGGCAACAAGCTGGACGAGGCGATCGCTCGCTACATCCGTCGAGTGTACAACCTGATGATCGGCGAACGCACGGCCGAAGAGATCAAGATCAAGCTGGGCTCCGCCTATAAGCTGGAGCAAGAACTGGCGATGGAGATTCGCGGCCGCGACTTGATCAACGGCTTGCCGAAAACCGTCAAAATCACCAGTGAAGAAATTCGCGACGCGCTCTCGGAGCCGGTTGGCGCGATCGTCGAAGCGGTGAAAGCGGTATTAGAGAAAACGCCGCCCGAGCTGTCGGCCGACATCATCGATCGCGGCATCATCATTACGGGCGGAGGCGCGCTGCTACGCGGTTTGGATAAACTCTTGTCCGACGTCACCGGCGTGCCGGCGATCGTAGCCGACGACCCGCTCTCGTGCGTCGCACTCGGTACCGGTTCGCGCGTGCGCCTCTAA
- a CDS encoding LptA/OstA family protein, producing the protein MIRSIAVFVAIAATATATAPAAPTPGASPAATAAARTSPAATAAARPAPARPPAPGHRPGPPPAATGGGASFDLGVWTVHASSVDANFKNGDFSTPAQIVMTRDGGDVTADRANGNYKKQMVYLNGHVVMHDTKGDYGGMSGSSSGSNNGPSTLTADKAQIDGGAKEYKAIGNVHYVQGDTVVDADTGTLNESSHDLFLKGNVRIVQGTRKINAQSVVYNTVTSKAHAQGDVTMQFPGQLHRGLATPKPLRVPKNGFTQDVTPAPRPS; encoded by the coding sequence ATGATTCGATCGATTGCCGTCTTCGTTGCCATCGCGGCCACCGCGACCGCGACCGCACCCGCAGCCCCGACGCCCGGCGCGTCGCCGGCAGCGACCGCTGCGGCACGCACGTCGCCGGCAGCAACCGCTGCGGCACGCCCGGCGCCGGCGCGACCGCCCGCTCCGGGACACCGCCCGGGTCCGCCTCCGGCCGCTACCGGCGGCGGAGCATCGTTCGACTTAGGCGTTTGGACGGTGCACGCAAGCTCGGTCGACGCCAACTTCAAAAACGGCGATTTTAGCACGCCCGCGCAGATCGTCATGACGCGCGACGGTGGAGACGTCACCGCCGATCGTGCGAACGGCAACTATAAAAAGCAAATGGTGTACCTCAACGGACACGTCGTGATGCACGACACGAAGGGCGATTACGGCGGCATGAGCGGATCGTCGAGCGGCAGCAACAACGGTCCGTCGACGCTGACGGCCGACAAAGCGCAGATCGACGGCGGAGCCAAAGAATACAAAGCCATCGGCAACGTGCATTACGTGCAAGGCGATACCGTGGTCGATGCCGATACCGGAACGCTGAACGAAAGCTCGCACGATCTTTTTCTGAAGGGAAACGTACGGATCGTACAAGGGACGCGCAAGATCAACGCGCAGAGCGTGGTGTATAACACCGTTACGTCCAAGGCGCATGCCCAAGGCGATGTCACGATGCAGTTCCCCGGCCAACTCCACCGCGGTCTCGCAACGCCGAAACCGTTGCGCGTTCCCAAGAACGGTTTCACGCAGGACGTTACACCGGCGCCGCGTCCTTCTTAA
- a CDS encoding DUF948 domain-containing protein, translating to MTSSEIGPLVLDVLAGVGILLAGIGIMLGMRALATTLARVNTTLDRVDQQVDNLSQPVTATLTHVDGIANTADQTLARLSGVVQSLEDIAGSVSETAQLTKNALSPAIVNAGATLTGITTGLRRLVTGKNGSDTSSQE from the coding sequence GTGACATCAAGCGAGATCGGACCGCTGGTCCTCGACGTTTTGGCCGGCGTCGGCATTCTGCTGGCGGGTATCGGCATTATGCTTGGGATGCGCGCCCTTGCGACGACGTTGGCGCGCGTTAATACGACGCTCGACCGTGTCGACCAGCAAGTCGACAATCTCAGTCAGCCGGTCACGGCGACGTTAACGCACGTGGACGGCATCGCGAACACGGCCGATCAAACGCTGGCGCGATTGAGCGGCGTGGTGCAGTCCCTCGAAGATATCGCGGGGAGCGTTTCGGAGACGGCACAATTGACGAAAAACGCGCTTTCGCCGGCGATCGTCAATGCCGGCGCAACCCTAACCGGCATCACGACCGGTTTACGACGCTTGGTTACGGGAAAGAACGGTTCGGATACATCATCACAGGAGTAG
- a CDS encoding cysteine desulfurase family protein yields MNSATNSRVYLDYAATTPIDPRVRAAMERVREDAAYNPSSPHAEGRRSRALLDAARERVARVLNVPRRSIVFTAGGTESNNLALFGVARAAGSRRHIVTTVIEHHAVSRAVDTLEDAGFVATRIPVDASGRVDSATFAAALRPDTAIASVMYANNEIGTVQSLAQLSEHARARGIPFHTDAVAAAGWLPLEIEGLGVDLLSLAAHKFHGPPGLGVLYLRDGTPLEPMLAGGSQELGRRAGTEDVAGAVGMAEALELAEADRVEAGRWIQALRDALESAVGSSIAGARPNGTGGNRLPNIASITFAGTDPAALLMLLDLHGFATSAGSACTSGSLEPSHVIAAIGGDVRGATIRFSLGRPTTEEEIERLVAVLPGIVADAGRVEAT; encoded by the coding sequence GTGAATTCTGCGACAAATTCGCGCGTTTATTTGGACTATGCGGCGACGACGCCCATCGACCCGCGCGTGCGCGCCGCGATGGAACGCGTTCGCGAGGATGCCGCATATAATCCGAGCTCGCCGCATGCCGAAGGTCGACGTTCGCGCGCGCTGTTAGATGCGGCGCGCGAGCGCGTCGCTCGCGTGCTGAACGTACCGCGGCGGTCGATCGTGTTTACTGCCGGCGGAACCGAATCGAACAATCTCGCGCTCTTTGGCGTCGCGCGCGCCGCGGGTTCGCGGCGGCATATAGTGACTACGGTAATCGAACATCACGCCGTTTCGCGTGCAGTCGATACATTAGAAGACGCTGGGTTCGTGGCGACGCGAATACCGGTCGATGCGTCCGGTCGTGTCGACTCTGCAACGTTCGCCGCGGCGCTGCGCCCGGACACCGCGATCGCGTCGGTCATGTATGCGAACAACGAGATCGGAACGGTGCAATCGCTGGCGCAGCTCAGCGAGCACGCTCGCGCCCGTGGAATTCCGTTTCATACCGACGCCGTCGCCGCCGCCGGCTGGCTGCCGCTCGAGATCGAGGGGTTGGGCGTCGATCTGCTCTCGCTCGCGGCGCACAAGTTCCATGGGCCGCCCGGCCTCGGCGTGCTGTACCTGCGCGACGGCACCCCGCTCGAGCCGATGCTGGCCGGCGGTAGCCAAGAACTCGGACGCCGCGCGGGCACCGAGGACGTTGCCGGTGCCGTTGGTATGGCAGAGGCGTTGGAGCTGGCCGAGGCCGATCGCGTGGAGGCCGGACGCTGGATCCAGGCGTTACGCGACGCGCTCGAGTCCGCGGTGGGATCGTCGATAGCGGGCGCACGTCCGAACGGCACGGGTGGCAACCGGCTACCCAACATCGCGAGCATCACGTTTGCAGGAACTGACCCGGCCGCATTGCTGATGCTGCTCGATCTGCACGGCTTTGCTACGTCGGCGGGCAGCGCGTGCACGTCGGGATCGCTGGAGCCCAGCCATGTGATCGCGGCGATCGGCGGCGACGTGCGCGGGGCGACGATTCGCTTTTCCCTAGGCCGACCGACCACCGAGGAGGAAATCGAGCGGCTCGTCGCCGTTCTACCTGGGATCGTCGCCGACGCCGGACGGGTCGAGGCGACGTAA
- the atpD gene encoding F0F1 ATP synthase subunit beta, whose product MTASSGKVVQVLGNVVDVEFSADTLPKINDALTVRVNDDAGAPRNGAVSDGTDLGGSAMAARDLTLEVQDELGNNQVRCLAMGSTDGLVRGAAVTSSGSPILVPVGEGTLGRIFNVLGKTIDGDTPIKAAAYWPIHRPAPEFKHQDPTPRIFETGIKVVDLMAPYTRGGKVGLFGGAGVGKTVLIQELIRNIANEHKGFSVFTGVGERTREGNDLWTEMKESGVLAQTTLVFGQMDEPPGVRFRVAQTGVTMAEYFRDELGADVLLFMDNIFRYLQAGSEVSALMGRMPSAVGYQPTLGTDMGVLEERITSTRKGSITSVQAVYVPADDYTDPAVAVTFAHLDATTALSRPISELGIYPAVDPLASTSRILDPQIIGEEHYNVARGVQEVLQRYKDLQDIIAILGVEELAEEDKVIVGRARRIQRFFSQPFFVAEQFTGRGGKYVKLSDTIASFKEILDGKVDNLPESAFFYAGTIDDVKAAAEKMGATA is encoded by the coding sequence ATGACAGCCTCCAGCGGAAAAGTCGTTCAAGTACTCGGTAACGTCGTCGACGTCGAGTTCTCGGCCGACACGTTGCCGAAGATCAACGACGCGCTCACGGTTCGCGTCAACGATGACGCCGGTGCGCCGCGTAACGGCGCTGTGAGCGACGGAACCGATCTCGGCGGATCGGCGATGGCCGCGCGCGACCTGACGCTGGAAGTGCAGGACGAGCTCGGCAACAATCAAGTACGCTGTCTGGCGATGGGATCGACCGACGGTCTGGTCCGCGGCGCGGCCGTCACGAGCAGCGGTTCGCCGATTCTGGTTCCGGTAGGCGAGGGCACCCTCGGGCGTATCTTCAACGTTCTCGGCAAGACGATCGACGGCGACACGCCGATTAAAGCGGCGGCGTATTGGCCGATCCACCGTCCGGCTCCCGAGTTCAAGCATCAGGATCCGACCCCGCGTATTTTCGAAACCGGTATTAAAGTCGTCGATCTGATGGCCCCGTATACGCGCGGCGGTAAGGTCGGACTGTTCGGTGGTGCCGGCGTCGGCAAGACGGTCTTGATTCAAGAGTTGATCCGCAACATCGCCAACGAACACAAAGGCTTCTCGGTATTCACCGGCGTTGGCGAACGCACGCGCGAAGGCAACGATCTCTGGACCGAAATGAAAGAGTCGGGCGTTCTCGCGCAAACGACGCTCGTGTTCGGTCAGATGGACGAGCCGCCGGGCGTTCGTTTCCGCGTGGCACAAACCGGCGTTACGATGGCCGAATATTTTCGCGACGAACTGGGTGCCGACGTGTTGCTGTTCATGGACAATATCTTCCGTTACTTGCAGGCCGGTTCGGAAGTATCGGCACTGATGGGACGCATGCCGTCGGCGGTTGGTTATCAGCCGACGCTCGGCACCGACATGGGCGTGCTCGAAGAGCGCATCACCTCGACGCGCAAAGGCTCGATTACATCGGTTCAAGCGGTTTACGTTCCGGCCGACGATTACACCGATCCGGCCGTGGCCGTCACGTTCGCACATCTCGACGCGACCACCGCGTTGTCGCGGCCGATTTCCGAACTGGGTATCTATCCGGCCGTCGATCCACTGGCCTCGACGTCACGCATTCTCGACCCGCAGATCATCGGCGAGGAGCACTATAACGTCGCGCGCGGCGTGCAAGAAGTCTTGCAGCGTTACAAAGACTTGCAAGACATCATCGCGATTCTCGGCGTCGAAGAGTTGGCCGAAGAAGATAAGGTGATCGTCGGACGTGCGCGCCGGATCCAGCGCTTCTTTTCGCAGCCGTTCTTCGTGGCCGAGCAGTTCACCGGACGCGGAGGCAAATACGTCAAGCTATCCGACACGATCGCGTCGTTCAAGGAAATCCTCGACGGCAAGGTCGACAATCTGCCGGAATCGGCGTTCTTCTACGCCGGCACGATCGACGACGTAAAGGCCGCCGCCGAAAAGATGGGAGCCACCGCCTAA
- the atpC gene encoding ATP synthase F1 subunit epsilon, giving the protein MASSIPFKLITPRRVVFEGDASLVIAVTTEGEEGILPSHAPFLAALKPGILRANVARDGGETRLEVATGEGFMQALPDRVTVLVDEALHFDDIDVARAREELASATERQRSAGGDRAAFAREQSAIDFANAKLRLTGHH; this is encoded by the coding sequence ATGGCCTCGAGCATTCCGTTCAAACTGATCACTCCTCGGCGGGTCGTCTTCGAAGGCGATGCGTCGTTGGTGATCGCCGTGACTACCGAAGGCGAGGAGGGCATTCTGCCCTCGCACGCGCCGTTTCTGGCCGCTCTAAAACCTGGGATCTTGCGGGCCAACGTCGCCCGCGACGGCGGTGAGACGCGTTTGGAAGTGGCGACCGGGGAGGGCTTTATGCAAGCGCTGCCCGACCGTGTGACGGTTTTGGTGGACGAAGCCTTGCATTTTGACGATATCGACGTCGCGCGGGCCCGCGAGGAGCTCGCTTCCGCCACCGAGCGCCAGCGCTCGGCAGGCGGCGATCGAGCGGCATTCGCTCGAGAGCAATCCGCTATCGACTTCGCCAACGCGAAGCTTCGGCTGACAGGCCACCATTAG
- a CDS encoding ATP-binding protein, which translates to MNQPATQSAQSDVVELRIPCRPEWVALARLAVAAVANRSRFSIEEIEDIKLAVTEACTAVIQHENHGETIEISCETDDGALRFRVHDAGRHVHAPKIAAIDFDEARVAGLGVFLIRTLMDEVTYEVHPDTGTDLHMAKRIPGRTT; encoded by the coding sequence TTGAACCAGCCCGCAACGCAGTCCGCGCAATCGGACGTGGTAGAACTGCGTATCCCATGCCGCCCCGAATGGGTTGCGCTAGCGCGCTTAGCCGTCGCTGCCGTGGCGAATCGTTCGCGGTTTTCGATCGAAGAAATTGAAGACATCAAACTCGCCGTTACCGAAGCGTGTACCGCCGTCATCCAACACGAAAACCACGGCGAAACGATCGAAATCTCGTGTGAAACCGACGACGGCGCGTTACGGTTCCGCGTCCACGATGCCGGCCGTCACGTGCACGCACCGAAGATAGCCGCGATCGATTTCGACGAAGCGCGCGTTGCCGGACTTGGTGTATTTTTGATTCGAACGTTAATGGACGAAGTAACGTACGAAGTCCATCCAGACACCGGTACCGATTTACACATGGCCAAAAGAATCCCAGGCCGGACGACCTGA
- a CDS encoding STAS domain-containing protein codes for MNRLGARTLDIKVQVREAPGECYVVELSGEIDVYTSPKVKDAVSDLIDRGVYNLVINLENVRYIDSTGLGVLIGGLKRVREHGGTVNLVCSNPQIRKIFDITGLVKIFGIFDNEDAAMKALV; via the coding sequence ATGAACAGGCTGGGGGCACGGACGTTGGACATTAAAGTCCAAGTCCGCGAAGCACCCGGCGAATGTTACGTCGTCGAGCTCAGCGGCGAGATCGACGTCTATACGTCTCCAAAAGTCAAGGACGCCGTTAGCGATTTGATCGACCGCGGCGTCTATAATTTGGTGATCAACCTGGAAAACGTACGGTACATCGATTCCACCGGCTTGGGGGTGTTGATCGGCGGCCTCAAGCGCGTGCGCGAGCACGGCGGAACGGTAAACTTGGTTTGTAGCAATCCGCAGATCAGGAAGATTTTCGACATCACCGGTCTGGTAAAGATTTTCGGTATCTTCGATAACGAAGATGCTGCGATGAAGGCGCTGGTTTGA
- the murA gene encoding UDP-N-acetylglucosamine 1-carboxyvinyltransferase, with translation MLDRLETSLRVRGGARLEGSVATHGAKNAALPIMAAALLARGTVTLHKIPRITDVSVMWSLLEALGARLRYESADTVTIDSSNVASYRAPYALVRKLAASFDIVGPLLGRFGRAEVPLPGGCVLGTRATDMHERAFVALGCEVRNAHGYLIAESKHRRLQGAAIEFRLPSVGATKNAMLAAVTADGTTTLRNVAMEPEVVDLANFLVAMGAKVLGQGTDTIVIDGVEELHGTEYEIIPDRIVTGTLLLAGAITRGDVTVRECNPEHLRSALDKFVECGVATTTGADWIRVNAEGITGGTDILTAPYPGFPTDLQPQMVGFLATCPGTSVVEESIFNARFSYVNELARMGADVKVTMESNAAVIKGVDRLSGAPVEAPDIRAGAGLVVAGLAAAGETEIIGLEYIDRGYERLEEMLSELGGQVQRSSGVRPLVEPNGFFETSEYPRVSAAG, from the coding sequence ATGCTCGATCGGTTAGAAACGTCGCTGCGCGTTCGCGGCGGCGCGCGGCTCGAAGGCTCGGTTGCTACACACGGCGCGAAAAACGCCGCGTTGCCGATCATGGCTGCCGCATTGCTTGCGCGCGGCACGGTGACGCTGCATAAGATTCCGCGTATCACCGACGTATCGGTCATGTGGTCGCTGCTTGAAGCGCTCGGCGCGCGTCTCCGCTACGAGAGCGCCGACACGGTCACCATCGACTCCAGCAACGTCGCATCGTATCGCGCGCCCTACGCGCTCGTTCGTAAGTTGGCCGCTTCGTTCGACATCGTCGGGCCGCTGCTCGGACGTTTCGGTCGCGCCGAGGTTCCGCTTCCCGGCGGATGTGTCTTAGGCACGCGCGCCACCGATATGCACGAGCGTGCGTTCGTCGCGCTGGGCTGCGAAGTTCGCAACGCGCACGGCTATCTGATCGCCGAGTCCAAGCACCGCCGGTTGCAGGGAGCGGCTATCGAGTTCCGCTTGCCAAGCGTCGGGGCAACCAAAAATGCAATGCTCGCGGCGGTGACTGCCGACGGCACGACGACGTTGCGGAACGTCGCGATGGAACCGGAAGTCGTCGATCTCGCGAACTTCTTGGTCGCAATGGGTGCAAAGGTGCTCGGTCAAGGTACCGACACGATTGTGATCGATGGGGTCGAAGAGCTGCACGGAACCGAATACGAAATCATACCGGACCGCATCGTTACCGGTACGTTACTACTCGCCGGTGCGATTACGCGCGGCGACGTGACCGTACGCGAATGCAATCCCGAGCATTTGCGCAGCGCGCTCGACAAGTTCGTCGAGTGCGGCGTGGCCACAACGACGGGTGCCGATTGGATTCGCGTCAATGCCGAAGGGATTACCGGCGGCACCGATATTTTGACGGCGCCGTATCCCGGATTTCCAACCGACCTGCAACCGCAAATGGTCGGTTTTTTAGCGACCTGTCCGGGTACGAGTGTGGTTGAAGAATCGATCTTCAACGCGCGGTTTTCGTACGTTAACGAGTTGGCCCGCATGGGCGCCGATGTCAAAGTGACGATGGAAAGCAACGCCGCGGTGATCAAGGGTGTCGACCGGTTGTCGGGCGCGCCTGTCGAAGCGCCGGACATCCGCGCCGGTGCCGGTCTCGTGGTTGCCGGTCTAGCGGCAGCCGGCGAAACCGAGATCATCGGTTTGGAATATATCGATCGCGGTTACGAGCGCTTGGAAGAGATGCTCTCGGAACTGGGCGGTCAAGTACAACGCAGCAGCGGCGTTCGGCCGCTGGTCGAACCTAATGGATTTTTCGAAACGAGCGAATATCCGCGCGTTTCCGCAGCAGGGTAG
- a CDS encoding SigB/SigF/SigG family RNA polymerase sigma factor, with translation MTERSETRPDRERTRSLFARFIVVREQRMTHSEVLAEYEQLRDELVVAHLNLARFLAVKFANRGEPLDDLVQVGTVGLLKAIDRFDIERGVEFTTYATPTIVGEIKRYFRDKGWAVKVPRRLQELNLAVNRASDKLAIDLGRSPTVGELAHHLNAGEEEILEAQELGQAYNLLSLDSEVSGESDKKSQTLADTVGANDTGLALLEDRANLERAFEILSGRERVIIYLRFYESVSQTEIAKRLNVSQMHVSRLQAKALEKLRAVLAE, from the coding sequence GTGACCGAACGCAGCGAAACCCGTCCGGATCGGGAGCGGACGCGGTCACTTTTCGCGCGCTTCATCGTCGTGCGCGAGCAGCGAATGACTCATAGTGAAGTGCTGGCCGAATACGAGCAGTTGCGCGACGAACTCGTGGTGGCACACCTGAACCTCGCACGCTTTCTCGCGGTCAAGTTCGCGAATCGCGGCGAACCGCTCGACGATCTGGTGCAAGTCGGCACGGTCGGGCTGCTCAAGGCCATCGACCGGTTCGACATCGAACGCGGCGTCGAATTCACGACCTATGCGACGCCGACGATCGTCGGCGAGATCAAGCGCTATTTCCGCGATAAGGGCTGGGCGGTCAAGGTGCCGCGCCGCCTCCAGGAGCTCAACCTGGCCGTCAATCGGGCCAGCGACAAACTCGCCATCGACCTCGGCCGCAGCCCGACCGTAGGCGAGCTGGCCCACCACCTGAACGCCGGCGAAGAAGAAATTCTCGAGGCGCAAGAGCTCGGGCAGGCCTATAATCTGCTGTCGCTCGATAGCGAAGTCTCGGGCGAGTCGGATAAAAAATCGCAGACGCTGGCGGATACGGTGGGGGCCAACGATACCGGTCTCGCGCTGCTGGAAGACCGCGCCAACCTCGAGCGGGCCTTCGAGATCCTCTCCGGCCGCGAGCGCGTGATCATCTATCTGCGGTTTTACGAGTCGGTCTCACAAACCGAGATCGCCAAGCGCCTCAACGTATCGCAGATGCACGTCTCCCGCCTGCAGGCCAAGGCGCTGGAGAAACTTCGAGCGGTTCTGGCCGAGTAA
- a CDS encoding L-threonylcarbamoyladenylate synthase yields MRIGAVIDAREMPLAEVAEEVASVVFAGGTVIVPNDTSYLIGCDPYRSPAIDRIYAAKGRPDNRPLTMHVASPQEFLEYASDNPLAVVAAKRLLPAPVILLVSKPDFMSDELAAGLSTLAFRVPEDALARGILERCGPLAGTTVALAGKPRYRGDEDEEMLPPADLLVRYGPTKYDRESSIVDLTGAHARILREGVVSSERLSELLGPVERPTIKVRTQHT; encoded by the coding sequence ATGCGCATCGGGGCCGTCATCGATGCCCGTGAAATGCCGCTGGCGGAAGTCGCGGAAGAGGTTGCCAGCGTCGTGTTCGCCGGTGGCACGGTCATCGTGCCCAACGACACCAGCTATCTGATTGGCTGCGATCCGTATCGCTCGCCCGCGATCGATCGAATTTACGCGGCCAAGGGGCGCCCAGATAACCGGCCGCTGACCATGCACGTCGCATCGCCTCAGGAGTTTCTCGAATATGCGAGCGACAATCCGTTGGCTGTGGTCGCTGCCAAACGTCTCCTCCCCGCGCCGGTTATCTTGCTGGTGAGCAAGCCGGACTTCATGAGCGATGAGCTCGCCGCCGGGTTATCCACGCTTGCATTTCGTGTTCCCGAGGACGCGCTTGCCCGCGGGATCCTCGAGCGTTGCGGGCCGCTGGCGGGCACGACCGTGGCGCTGGCCGGCAAGCCTCGCTATCGGGGCGACGAAGACGAGGAGATGTTGCCGCCGGCCGATCTGCTCGTGCGCTACGGGCCGACGAAGTACGACCGCGAATCCTCGATCGTGGACCTTACGGGAGCGCACGCACGCATTTTGCGTGAAGGCGTCGTCTCGTCCGAGCGGCTGTCGGAACTTCTGGGGCCCGTCGAACGTCCGACGATTAAGGTACGTACACAGCACACATGA